The following is a genomic window from Osmerus eperlanus chromosome 18, fOsmEpe2.1, whole genome shotgun sequence.
gcctactaCTATGCGGGCGacgcattctcactcaaattgcaagactttcgtgacccaaatcaaaattctgatgcgacagatcaatggggaatcgtgttctctcttaaaggctgtcctcctcgacctGAGCAGAATTCACCGAGATGAACTTCACCaaaacagaggaaaaaagcaggCATATTGCAGGCATTTCTAAGGCCGAGTAGGTAGGTAAGATGGCGGCGCAAAGCTACAGTGACGTCATGTGAATCAAATcaattaactccagtcaacatatccaaaactatctcccccaatcatttttgttcgattctcgaacctggctcatactactaactGGTACTTCTAATCTTCTAATCTacttctaatcccacttagtactgctagtttatgtacccttagtatagatagtccacatatttaaattttaggtatatgtttattgtatgcaccttcctgccaaagcaaattccttgtctgtgcaaacattcatggcgaataaatcccattctgattctgattttcaTAGAATATTtgttcctgatttttgctaagccaaataaaccaatccgaaatgggtaaactgcACCCCATTTATATGCTTACTTAcagaaaagttgcctgcaaatgtgctcgcggatacaaacagggcaccagcacaaaagggaacattatTAGCCgatcgctgatttacctgagctgaatgagcacaaggagaaagggcttgATAATCTAGTTGCCTGCCTTTGATGTAGCCAGTTTTACAGTAGGGGCTAAATCCCTCAGAGCATCATGGACGTCCATATGGACGTCCTCGCTAGGGGGAGTTTGGCTGCCTGATCTTTGTATGGATGGACGGACGGCGATGCTGTTCAGAGTGCCGTCCCTGATTAGCAGGGACGTCCGTCGCTAGGGGGAGCATAGAGCATGGATGGTGATGGACGGCGACGCTGTTCAGAGTGCCGTCCCTGATTAGCAGGGACGTCCGTCGCTAGGGGGAGCATAGAGCATGGATGGCGATGGACGGCGACGCTGTTCAGAGTGCCGTCCCTGATTAGCAGGGACGTCCGTCGCTAGGGGGAGCATATATTATGGACGGCGATGCTGTTCAGAGTGCATAGAGCATGGACGGCGATGCTGTTCAGAGTGCCGTCCCTGATTAGCATGGACGGCACTAGTACTTGAACGGTTGAGAAGGACGGCCATGTTTAGCAGGCTGTTGAGCTAAACCAGAACTGTCGAAGGCTACCATAGCATGTAGCTAGCTACAGCAACTTTGGATGACTCAATAACTTTTGTCACGTTATTTTGTATGAATTGTTCTTAAGTGTAGGCTATATATTTAcgcctttatttatttttttacatacaaAAGTATGCCAATCAACAATAAAATCTCATGACAATATAGACTTGAAAAACAACATATTATGGTTAGAGTTTGCCTAGATATAGGCTACATATATTTTAATTATTTCGAGAATTGTTAATAAAGACTTGTTTAAAGATTGAAACATTGTGTTATGAACCTTTGATATACATTGACCggttttatttgtgttttatgGGTGGATTTGGAGCCGCCAGTCAGTCGATCCAATTTTGCGCACGAACCACTAGAGCAGAGACAAATGCAAAACACAATACACTCCAAATTTGGGCACGAATCACTTTGAGCGGAGGCAAATGCAAAACACAATACGATGTGTTGAGCTAAACCAGAGCCGTTGAAGTCTACCATAAAATGTAGCTACAGCAACCTTGGAAGACTCAATAACTTTTGTCACGTTATTTTGTAGGGTATGAATTGCATATGTGTAGGATACACCTTTATTTCCTTTTTTACATACAGAAGTAGCCCAATCAACAATAAAATCTCATGACAATGTAGATATGAAAAACaactataatatatatatagggTTATGGTTAGCCTAGATATAGTCTAcatatatttgtattatttcGTGAATTGTTAATAAAGACTTGTTTAAAGATGTAAACATTGTGTTATGACCCTTTGATATACATTGCCCTTTAGGTCTTTTAAGCTGTCAGTTTAAAGTGTTTTATGGGTGGATTTGGAGCCGCCGGTCAGTCGCTCCAATTTTGCACACGAACTTTGCGCAGAGACAAATGCCAAACACATGCGATGCCAAGTGACAAGTGAATGTTTTCTTTGTACAGTTAGGCTAGGCCTATTGTCAGTTTTTTGAGACACAATGGGTGAGTGTTTGAGCAGACTATACTCCATTTAAATGTAGTTCAAAAGGTCACATTGTATGTTTCCAAAATATGTACTTAGTCTGCAGTAGTAGCAACAGTTGTTTTTGACAATGTATCCGGCGACATCTTACTCGGTAAAGTTAGCATCGGGCCAGATGTATCCCTAGTTATTTAAACATCATACATTGACATGGCTGTTAAAGATAGGctatttaatgacatttttaataaGTTCAATTATGATGGCAGAAAGAACTACACCTTCATGAAGTCTACATAAATTGTTAACAGTTATGGCGTCGTAGATTGTTCTTCAAAATTGTCAAATGAAATGTATCGAACGGTagcattaaaaatacatttctttTGTATATTACATAGAGCATACATTTTTGACGAATGAAGATTTTGTCAAGAGAGTTGACGGGCTTGACTGCCCATATTGCCCTAAGCAGACCGTATGTTCGTCGACGCATCTGCAGAACACCCATCTGAAATTTGCTGTTCACTTTCAAGACAGTGGGATTGGTAAGTGTACTTTTTGGACAATGTAGTGAACATGCTGGTTAAATTATGTAGCCCACTTTAAAACTAATTTAACTCCTTTGGTAGGCACTTCAAGACATGCGCCCCCGTGTTTTATTATAAAGGCTTTTGCTGGGTAGTGTGAGTAGTTAACTACAGGCCTAACCCATATGTAACTACGGTATTTGGAAAATAAGACGCGGCTTGTACAACGATTTAACAGGtttcttgtgcggcttatatttcgaagcgttttatactccgatttacaaactCAAAGTCctcattctgggggggggggggggggcgatgcagCTTATTTTACGTAAAATACGGTAAACATTTTGCCGTATAGCTTGCTGGCAGTTCAACTACAAGTATATTTGCGTAGAGTAGCCTAGTTTAATTACTTTGTTGACATGTAACTGCTGAAACTACAAAGTATTTATGGTCATAAATGGAAGGTTATTTTACCATTAACTCCATTATTTCTCTCTCCGTGAGAGAATGGCTGGCATTATTAGAGTTGGATTGTGCGATAAACCCGCCCCTTGCTTCCAATTGGTGGCGCCCCTTCCAAGACGATTTTGTCCCCCCGATTTCGTTTTCTGCCATCAACATCGCTGAATTATACAACAAAAATAACCAGTCAGAGTCAGATTGTGCCTTATGGCGTGCCTACTTCCAGCTTTGATATCGTACATCAGCTCTTGTATTGAAACGAGCAATTGTTGGAAATCAACATATTTGGTCAACGGTTGTGCTATACAGCTATAGTTAGTTTATTATGCATGTGCATGACTTCCTAATGTAACCTGTTTTACAGTTTGATTGACTGAAGATAATAGAAGTAATAACCTTTTCCTTATTTGAAATATCTTTTGTTTTTGATTTTAGATAAATACACAATTTGATCCTATTGGACAAGTAAACCTCACTGGCATTGTCCATCTTGCAAGaaactgtcacggccacagccgtgccccccccggtttcagttttttgtcctgccctagtgtttccctgtcattgtcttcacctgttctcgttagcgttattgtgtccacctgtgtgtcgtttggttctgtgtatttaggtttctgttttgtgtccagtctttgtcttgtccttacaatacctgtccctgtgagtgccctatctgttccccgttTTTGAGaattaaaacccttgtttcgacCATGCCTCACATCtctcgtgcatttgggtcctacccctcctcacaccctgacagaaggacaagaccacaaatggacccagcagagagttccCTGAACCCTTTCCTAAGGACCCGACTTGCCCttggtggaccccgaagcctgcagcggagggccCACCCAAAGTCTGGGTTCCtaccccggctccagccccagcctgaaccctgactccagcctcggtcctgccctgggcccctgcctcgatcctgccctgtgcccctgcctcgtcctgaggttgtgccgccctgcgcccggacgaacaaggttgtgccgcccagcacccagaccaccgaggctgttcctgccggggagtctTGGCCGCCTGCTgccggtacccagccccgttcctgccctgtactccagcctcggtcctgccctgggcccctgcctcgatcctgccttgtgcccctgcctcattctgaggttgtgccgccctgcgcccggacgaacaaggttgcgccgcccagcacccagaccacCAAGGCTGttcctcgttcttgccctgtgccccagcctcggtcctgccctgtgccccagcctcggtcctgccctgtgccccagcctcggtcctgccctgtgccccagcctcggtcctgccctgtgccccagcctcgttcttgccctgtgccccagcctcgttcttgccctgtgccccagcctcggtcctgccctgtgccccagcctcggtcctgccctgtgccccggccaccgcctcctccgccagAGGACGtctggccacctcctccgcccgaggactgctggccgcctcctcctccgcccgaggactcctggccgcctcctcctccgcccgaggactcctggccgccgcctcctccgcccgaggacttctggccgccgcctcctccgcccgaggacttctggccgccgcctcctccgcccgaggactcctggccgcagcctgccgccgtgcccgcgctcccaggcgccccctcgtccgcgctcccaggcgccccctcgtccgcgctcccaggtgccccctcgtccgcgctcccaggtgccccctcgtccgcgctcccaggcgcctcctgtcccctgtgcccgtcccctgtgcccgtcctGCGGGCCGCCGgccttctgccctgcctccgggtcgacccccggacctgccccgaccctctgccctgcctccgggtcgacccccggacctgccccggccctctgccctgcctccgggccgacccccggacctgctccggccttgtgggacgtccggtgacatcccttgagaggggggtactgtcacggccacagccgtgccccccccggtttcagttttttgtcctgccctagtgtttccctgtcattgtcttcacctgttctcgttagcgttattgtgtccacctgtgtgtcgtttggttctgtgtatttaggtttctgttttgtgtccagtctttgtctagTCCTTACAATACCTGTCCCTGTGAGTgccctatctgttccccgttTTTGAGaattaaaacccttgtttcgaccatgcctcgcatctctcgtgcatttgggtcctacccctcctcacaccctgacagaaaCTAATAGTTAAAAAAGGCAACTTAATAGTACATCTAAATAACCATGGTAAGTAAAACATCTAACTATTTAGGCATGATACACAATAATAATTCAGAAAATTATTATTTGggggttataatatatttacttTGGCACAAAGGTTACAGTGACATAGACCCCAAGAAAATACccacaggagagagcagcagtaccataaaaggcccaaaatgtgagtgtgtggactTTTAAACAATTTCCATTTATTTGCTTTAGGTTGAATACATGTGTATTATTCTTTTGTATAGTTTCCCCAAAAAGAAGTAGAGCCCAGGAGGACACTTCCAAAGGAGATGAACATAGCTGTTGTATACCATGCAAAAAACATTCACATTGCAGAGCAAATGTCATCTTCGAAGACATAACCTCAACATTCATGGTACCACCACTGAGCCAATTTTTTGTATAGACAGGAAAAGAGGTGTTTATTTTACTGCAAAGGACCTTAAAAGTCAATGGGTACCGATTCATGTTTGTAAGTCCACTTCCAACCAGACTATTTCCTGTGAGGTGGACACATGCTGTGAATTCATGTCAATTGCTGAACGGAGTGGCCAACCAGGAAAGGAATGTGTCCACCTGTGCCGTGTTCAAAATGCAACAAACCATCCACCTCCAGCTTTGTTGAACCAAACCACACTGGAGGAAATGGTCAACAAAGGGTTAGTGTCCACAGCCCGAAGCAAAGAGTGTCTGGAGTTGGAAAAGAAGGCTGGTCTGGACGGTACCCTTTGTGTTTACCCGGTTTTCTTTGCAGACCATGGATTTTCAGGAAGATTTGTCTACTACTCAGTTTTTATTGGAAAGACTGATTCATGGTGCTTGTTTGGACGGACCTGGGTCAGCTTTGACAATAACACTGGACAGTGGCATTGTCAATGCAGGGAAACTCAGAATCCTTCAAGATGTATCCACCGAGTTTTAGCCATGTAGTGGACATTTCAAGAAAAGCCACAGATGCTTGTCAATCAACAAGACTGTTCTACTAATTTCAGCCAATCGCAGGATGACGAAATCAAAGAAGCGGGCAGTGGCACAGCACACGACTTTGTGCACACAGAGGCAATACATGTTTCAGAAATTGAAAAGATGACAAACTACCTGTTCAAGAAGAAACGGATACCAGAAAACATTGATGGAAACTGGAGAGTACAGCCTGATGTGCCGGTACAGTTTGAACCTTCATAGAAAACTTGTCCTTACTGCCCTGGTCCAACTCCTCCAGATCTGTCGCCGCCAAAATTGGTGACTAAAAACGCTGTCGTTTATGGACTCTGCTACATCAAGAAAGGTTAGTACAGTATGTACCAATGTTATgtattcaatgtgcaatgttaTGTCAATGCAATGTCATTTAATAAATACATTCCATGTGTTCTTTCAGGGATCCATCTGCTGAATAAGGAGTGCCCTGTCTGCAAATCAATTGTCAGATTTCAGGATTACCAAACAGGATTCCATAATTACGATGACAAAGTCCTACTCAGCATCAAGCTTTGTAAAGTTCTTACATCTTCCCTACAGGTCAGTGTCTCTGTCACAATGTATACAGAGTTTAATGCATGTATTCTGTTGATAAAAGCGATGGTTTGATTTAATATTttctttcatttcatttcacaCAGAATCACACTGCAGTTGGGAGAAGTTTATCAATACTCGAAGAAACCATCGGCACAAAACTACCACATGACACGTTAAGGAAGGCTTTTTTCCATTACTTGGCAATGACTGCCTTTGGTTATGAGTTCTTCTGTTTACAGTGTGGACACCACCCAGCAGTGACTGGCAGATGCTAATTGGAAAGTGGCTTTTGATCTTCCAGGTAGATATCTGATTTGTTTGTTCATTATTGTAATCTTGCTTGGACAATTATTCTTGTCTTCAATGAAAATATGTCCTTGCACGAAAAACTATCTGATAATATCAAAACCAACTCCTGTATTTTGCATAATTTGCAGTAAACCTCCTGACAAGACCTGAAAAAACAGACATAAAACCAGAAGACCTGTGCATTGATATTCAGAATACGTGGCAGAGACTAGAGAAAGAAATTATAGCCACAGGAATTTGCCATGGTAACATTTTTGGCTTCAATCTAGTTTGTAACCATATTTTTAGGTGTGTTACACATGTATCATTGCACTTGCCTTACAGGTACAAGATCTGTAAGCACTTGCCTTACAGGTACAAGAtcaggaaacaccttggatcactgctactctacaatcagcaaagcataccatgcggtcccccgagcagcactgggtcactttgaccacgccatggtccacctgattcctgcatacaggcagaagctaaagcgctgtaagcctgctggaccagtgaagctatggaggatctgcgggcgtgcttggactgcactgactgggacatgttcacgactgctaccaatagtctggatgagctcacagaggctgtgacatcatacatcagcttctgtgaggactgctgtataccaacacgcaccagggtaagctacaacaacgacaaaccctggtttacagctaaactcagaaggttgaggtcagagaaagagctgcgtttaggagtggggacaaagaaagtttcaaggagtcgaagaacaggtttagcaaggcggtgagggaggctaaacgactgtactcagagagactaaaacaccaattctctgcaaacgactctgcttctgtctggcgagggcttaggcagattaccaactacaagcccagagccccccactccactaacgactcccgcctggccaacgacctgaatgagttctactgcagatttgtttcagtcactcccctccggcagaaggctgcggtccatcaggaccaataccccACGCcataaaaacagtttcttcccttccgctgttggcctcttcaacaaggccaagggaccacactgactctaatgacttcttgcttaaaacacactgctttttgcactgcattacaaaatggtatcttgtacatttgtattttttgtaatatttgtatttttatattgtaatttacggcaacttagattttattttattgtatatttaattctattctaatcccacttagtactgctagtttatgtacccttagtatagatagtccacatatttaaattttaggtatatgtttattgtatgcaccttcctgccaaagcaaattccttgtctgtgcaaactttcatggcgaataaatcccattctgattctgattcttcaGTGATCAGTTGTCATACTCCGACTTTGCACCCTGGATGGGTGCACAGACAAGAGCTAGCAATGCGCTCCCCAAAACTGAGCTTTTAAAGGGGTTTTCAAGGAAAAACTTCTGTGAGAAACCCACCACTACTTCAGCTACAGTGAATGAGGACATCCTTCTGGAGCTCTTAGAGTCGAAAAAGGTAAATACAATGTAATTTGAATGCAAAGCAACTGATTGAAGATGATTCAATAGAAATATTGTCCACTTGTTGTGAAATCCTATGTAATACAAACTTCTTACAGGCAGCCAAGTCAGAACTTAGTTCTATGTGTGAAAAATTGGGCGTCTCATCTGGGGGAACGAGAGAGGACCTCATTAATAGACTGAAAGAGCTTATGCTCTACAAAGACATTTACCCAAAGATGTTTGTCAAGCTAATGAAAACTGGAGTTCAGTTGTTGTTGTTAGGTGGAGTATTGCACTTTTCCTGCCCTCACTCAGTGGTGTATTACTCCTCAACTCTTTGGTGGCAAGAGTCTGCGAGGGACCACACAGACGGTCTACTGAGTTTCAAAGACAGACCTAATGTCCACATATCAGACATTGCTGGACGGGTGGCTCGCCATACCAACAACAGAACTGAGCAGAGCTACTTTTCTCACAATGACGGAAGGCTGTGTGAACCCACACAAAAGAACTTTGAAAAGGCCAATCTCAACGAGCTCACAGTTGAACTACCGTGGTTGAAAAAAGGAGGAGGCAAAGAAGAAAGCACCCACTTAGACATGCCACACCCTATCACTGGCTCTTCCCACCATTATTCACTGTATGACAGGTTCCACCAAAAGAaccagaaaagagaggaggaaagactgTGTAGTCTAAACTTGGTTCCTGAGTTGGCATCAACAGTAAACTCATCAGTGGCTGAGCAAATAAATAGAGAGCTGTCATCAAGCAGGTACTTCCTCTGCTCCATGAAGGACAGCCATTTCATGTTTTCTCTGAGGCTCATATTTCACCTGCACAACCAGAAAGTGAATAACACTTATGGGGAGGCAATAAAAAGGATGACAGAGGATCCACTAGAGATTGGTCCAGATGGGCGACTCTGGCTATCAGGATCGGGTATGAGCAATTTGTCAAATagtttgtatattattttgtgtACTTACAATGTGTGTAGTAACACATTTTCATCCTATTTTTTATAGTCCCAGTAAAGGTAGAGAAAGTTAGcgtggtcctaaccagactcttgtacattgcatttgtacagagagtctggcctcgctccattaacaagcgttgacttccttgtaggcgggtactctgttgaagtttaaaactattggatctgcccagagccactctgatctgccataaccaatcgctagcgttcgccttagccaattccttcaccactactgtaacagagctagctgccgtagctggaaaatcaaactgttcccgaaccccgtggggaggagggccacaacatcatggccaccaacaaaactcagcaaaacttgttcttgctccggcagctgttggatattcggcagcgttgccacaacggaccgaatggctttgctcgcatctttctccgccgccattacggaactacaacacaaactagctcacgacatcaacgtcatcgttctcagccactccctctgttcgctgattcgccggtagaaaatcaacctgaaaaatctgacttacgtacctcatggccagacctatgtacagatgcaaaaataaaattgagcagaagtacataggagggcagagccaggctaagagAAAGTGGAGATGGTTATGCCATCAAGTGGAGGTGATATGACATCGGCTGACAGTGGAGTTTGTTTTTCAGTGTCTTTGTTTCCGGTTGTGGATAGACTTAAGGTTGGTTTTTGTTATGGTTTAATGCCAATGTATTACTAAGTAAACACAGATTATATTGTACACATTTATGTACTTTTTACTGACTGCTAACTATACATTGCACGGTACACTATAGCAAATGGGACAGTACATGTGATACAAAGAAATGACATGCTGCATATATCATTATTTTTGATCATGCAAATCCTGTACCCCGTATACATTGTTTTTCAGGCAAAACTGACACAGATTTATGCTGAACAAAATGACCAAACAGTCCTACTTATGGTAGGCAACAACCATGTCACTGTCAGTGACCTTAAAAGAATCTGCCCACCAGACCTTTTGGTTTCAGACACATCAACTTCCCCCTCACCGTGGTTAAATGATGACCTAAGTAAAACTGTTACATACTAGTTTTTGAGGCCCAGTAAGTAACACATTTAATTTCAGACAGCAGTGTAATATTGTTCCATTTAATGTGATTTTTTTGTTTAAAGGGGTTCAACACCAGAATTTCCCAACTTGCTGAAAATGTCCACAACGTGAGTTAATATGAATTTGTTGTCACATTTTACTGAAAGACAAATATGCGGTCCATTTCTACATTGATATCTAATTTATGACCAGGTCCCGGTAATCCCATCCTTTATGTTCCCTTACTGGTGGCGGGATTGGAGAGCTCATCAAACATTTGGGGATAGGCGCCTGTCCTGCATACAGGTAAAATGCATGTCCTACATTTTCAACTAAATCAGCTAATCATAGTGCTCAGATAATAGCATTTGCGAGACACAAAATGGAAAGAATAAGGagttaacatgtatgtattgaaTTTGCATGTGTCATTTTAAGACAATATAATAGATTACTTAAGGATTCCTCTTTACTATTCTTAAGGATGTACGGGCAGACTCAAAGGTCATCTTCCCTAGATGTGTTGGCGGCAACGATGTGGAAATGGGGAACCATTTCATTGTTGGGTAATACAGCTTTATCAAAAGCCTTTTGAATTGATCTTTAGAAATCATAGTTTCTGCATATGCAACATCAAGGCAAGTTTGAGAATTCAATGTAACTAGAGTAACTGAAGTCATACCAATAACCACAATATTTCTGCATGACAATGACAGATCCACACAGTGAAAAACTGTTGCCAATGGAAAAAATCgataaatgttcttaatgtttcTATCAAATGTCATGCATTTTGTTGTAACAAACATAATTTGTTGTACCTGTAGCGAGGAATGAACAACAATAAATGACTGGTCTAGGGAATGGAACACAAACAGCCATCAGCATCCGAATTATGCCTTAAAATTCCAGCATTTACATTGTCTTGTGTTCTACACAGGTTTTCGATGGACCATCTAAACAAATACGAGTGTACGACTCTCTGGGCTTGTACAAAACAATCCCGAAAAATGTTGCTAAGGTGCTTTAATAtgttatatactgtataatgtTGTGGTTGATCACAGAGTGAAGCTTAACATGACAACTTTGTCCACACAACATTTCAGTGGTTTCATGTTTAGAAGCATGCTTTCATCTTTTAAACCCTGAAATGGTACCCTAGTGTTAGTTACGAGGTAGTCATCATTGGCAGATTTACTAATTTCTTCAGCcaaaaaaagaattaaagttGCTATAAGTGTGTTAAGTTTAGAGTTTGAAGCCTATTGAGACTGAGACTACAAATATAATAAATAATTTTACCAGGTCTGTCAGTGCATTAACAGTTACAATTTTGATTTGGTTAAATTTACAGCTTTGCCTTTTCCAAAATATGGGACATAACTGTATGGACACAGAAATACCCAGCACAGTGGACGCAAAATGATGGAAATAACTGTGGGGTGTTTGGCATGACGGTAGGGTACACTGTCTTAAGAAATGTTATAAAACAAATCCCAAATTTTGATATAATAAATttttatgtttaacaacaaataACGTTTTAATACTAAGAGAAAATATGTATGGTAATAAATGTCATTGATCTATATTTCACcctgatttgatttgaatgcaAGACATTCATGAACATTACTGCAGGATATTAATA
Proteins encoded in this region:
- the LOC134039038 gene encoding uncharacterized protein LOC134039038 — encoded protein: MDFVKRVDGLDCPYCPKQTVCSSTHLQNTHLKFAVHFQDSGIDRKRGVYFTAKDLKSQWVPIHVCKSTSNQTISCEVDTCCEFMSIAERSGQPGKECVHLCRVQNATNHPPPALLNQTTLEEMVNKGLVSTARSKECLELEKKAGLDGTLCVYPVFFADHGFSGRFVYYSVFIGKTDSWCLFGRTWVSFDNNTGHQSQDDEIKEAGSGTAHDFVHTEAIHVSEIEKMTNYLFKKKRIPENIDGNWRVQPDVPVQFEPS